The following proteins come from a genomic window of Solwaraspora sp. WMMA2065:
- a CDS encoding glycoside hydrolase family 3 protein, with the protein MAGVLPSPRVTIASVLLAVLGVTSGCAGPGDRPEASTPSSPEGPSSEPKASPAASPAARLVATLSDEDLVGQVLMPYAYGASATEVSPGSAAGNQQLAGVDTPAEMIDRYRVGGLILVGFSADDPTGSNQPTTNVDSTTQVRELTTGLQDAAGRLPAAALPDGVGELPLLIGTDQEFGIVTRINQGVTLLPSAMAAGAAGQPELTEAAWRAAGTELAALGVNVDFAPVADVLGVNSTVIGSRSYGADPDAAAGQVAAAVRGLQTAGVAATLKHFPGHGHTAVDSHGDLPVLDQDRNALAAADLPPFVAGIDAGAGLVMSGHLDVAAVDPGVAATFSRKVLTDLLRGELGFDGVVVTDGMNMAPARALSPGDAAVAAINAGNDLILMPPDVTAAYEGLLAALLDGSLPRARLVQAVTRVLTLKQRLAEETTPPMTVLGAEDHYAAARRLAAAAVTQVRGDCAGVDGPVTVTASGGRERTRALLIEELRAAGAEVVGQGGTVVHLVGYGDGPSDLNVNAAVTVAMDTPYLLAEARSATLLATYSSSPAAMSALADVLRGAVPAPGRLPVPVSGLPATSCTG; encoded by the coding sequence ATGGCCGGTGTGCTCCCCTCACCCCGCGTAACAATCGCCTCCGTTCTGCTGGCCGTCCTCGGCGTCACGAGCGGCTGCGCCGGACCCGGCGACCGTCCTGAAGCCAGCACTCCCAGCAGCCCGGAAGGCCCTTCCAGCGAGCCGAAAGCCAGCCCTGCCGCATCGCCGGCCGCCCGGTTGGTCGCGACTCTCAGTGACGAGGACCTGGTCGGTCAGGTGCTGATGCCGTACGCGTACGGAGCGTCCGCGACCGAGGTCTCACCGGGGTCGGCGGCCGGTAACCAGCAGCTCGCCGGAGTCGACACGCCGGCCGAGATGATCGACCGTTACCGGGTCGGCGGCCTGATCCTGGTCGGCTTCTCGGCCGACGACCCGACCGGCAGCAACCAACCCACCACCAACGTCGACAGCACCACCCAGGTGCGGGAGCTGACCACCGGGCTGCAGGACGCCGCCGGGCGGTTGCCCGCCGCCGCGCTGCCCGACGGCGTCGGCGAGCTGCCACTGCTGATCGGCACCGACCAGGAGTTCGGCATCGTCACCCGGATCAACCAGGGGGTGACGTTGCTGCCCAGCGCGATGGCGGCCGGTGCGGCCGGGCAGCCGGAGCTGACCGAGGCGGCCTGGCGGGCGGCCGGTACCGAACTCGCGGCGCTCGGCGTCAACGTCGACTTCGCACCGGTCGCCGACGTCCTCGGGGTGAACAGCACGGTGATCGGCTCCCGGTCGTACGGCGCCGACCCGGACGCGGCGGCCGGACAGGTCGCCGCCGCCGTCCGTGGCCTGCAGACGGCCGGCGTCGCGGCCACCCTCAAGCACTTTCCGGGGCATGGCCACACCGCTGTCGACTCCCACGGCGACCTGCCCGTGCTCGACCAGGACCGGAACGCTCTCGCCGCCGCCGACCTGCCGCCGTTCGTGGCCGGCATCGACGCCGGCGCCGGCCTGGTGATGTCCGGACACCTGGACGTCGCCGCGGTCGACCCAGGGGTGGCGGCGACGTTCTCCCGCAAGGTCCTCACCGACCTGCTCCGCGGCGAACTCGGCTTCGACGGGGTGGTGGTCACCGACGGGATGAACATGGCTCCGGCCCGCGCGTTGTCGCCCGGCGACGCGGCCGTCGCGGCGATCAACGCCGGTAACGACCTGATCCTCATGCCGCCGGACGTGACGGCCGCGTACGAGGGTCTGCTCGCCGCGCTGCTCGACGGGTCACTGCCCCGGGCGCGACTCGTGCAGGCGGTCACCCGGGTGCTGACCCTCAAACAGCGGCTCGCCGAGGAGACCACCCCGCCGATGACGGTGCTCGGCGCCGAAGACCACTACGCCGCCGCGCGGCGGTTGGCCGCTGCCGCCGTCACCCAGGTGCGTGGGGACTGCGCCGGGGTCGACGGGCCGGTGACCGTCACCGCCTCGGGTGGCCGGGAGCGTACCCGGGCGCTGTTGATCGAGGAGCTGCGCGCCGCCGGGGCCGAGGTGGTCGGCCAGGGCGGTACGGTCGTGCACCTGGTCGGCTACGGCGACGGCCCGTCCGACCTGAACGTCAACGCAGCGGTGACCGTTGCCATGGACACCCCGTACCTGCTCGCCGAGGCCCGGTCCGCGACGCTGCTGGCCACCTACTCGTCGAGCCCGGCGGCGATGTCCGCGCTGGCCGACGTGCTGCGGGGTGCCGTACCGGCACCCGGCCGGTTGCCGGTGCCGGTGTCCGGCCTGCCTGCCACCAGTTGCACCGGGTGA
- a CDS encoding DUF3145 domain-containing protein: MPTRGVVYVHSTPLAVCPHVEWAISRVLVAPVNLHWTAQPLDPNGRRAECSWTGRAGTGAELAAALRQWPMTRFEVTEEPSPGADGERFMHVPGRGLFRATIGAAGDIQLGEDRIRAIIAASPAPEAIAHALDKAMGTAWDTELEPYRHAGEGAPVTLLTRVG; encoded by the coding sequence GTGCCAACGCGTGGCGTCGTATACGTCCACTCGACCCCGCTCGCCGTGTGCCCTCACGTCGAATGGGCGATATCGCGCGTCCTCGTCGCGCCGGTCAACCTGCACTGGACCGCTCAGCCGCTCGATCCGAACGGCCGGCGTGCCGAGTGCAGCTGGACCGGTCGGGCGGGGACCGGGGCTGAGCTGGCCGCTGCCCTACGGCAGTGGCCGATGACCCGTTTCGAAGTCACCGAGGAACCCAGCCCGGGCGCCGACGGCGAGCGGTTCATGCACGTACCCGGTCGCGGCCTGTTCCGGGCCACTATCGGGGCAGCCGGTGACATCCAGCTCGGTGAGGACCGGATCCGGGCGATCATTGCGGCGTCGCCGGCTCCCGAAGCGATTGCGCACGCCCTCGACAAGGCGATGGGCACCGCCTGGGACACCGAACTCGAGCCGTACCGGCACGCCGGTGAAGGAGCGCCGGTGACCCTGCTCACCCGGGTGGGCTGA
- a CDS encoding carbonic anhydrase → MSSPSFPMPDSRAPRPSGPPPPDHPGPAEALAELLAGNQRFVTGRPRHGHDVSAAAASAALGEQYPIAFVLGCIDSRVPLEAIFDQNFGSICVGRSGAQVLDQAIIGSIEFAVGALGVPLVIVLGHERCGAVASTISAQRTGSRPTGSIGYLVEQIAPAVTEVGVGHPDVQPLAVRAHVRRTVQRLRQVELLAAALADGRIDVTGGVYDLGNGQVELLN, encoded by the coding sequence ATGTCGTCACCGTCGTTCCCGATGCCGGATTCCCGGGCACCGCGTCCGTCCGGCCCGCCACCACCCGATCACCCCGGCCCGGCCGAGGCGCTGGCCGAGCTGCTGGCCGGCAACCAGCGCTTCGTCACCGGACGACCACGGCACGGTCACGACGTGTCGGCAGCTGCCGCCAGCGCGGCGCTCGGCGAGCAGTATCCGATCGCGTTCGTGCTCGGTTGCATCGACTCGCGGGTGCCACTGGAAGCAATCTTCGACCAGAACTTCGGCTCGATCTGCGTCGGGCGGTCCGGCGCCCAGGTGCTGGACCAGGCGATCATCGGGTCGATCGAGTTCGCCGTCGGCGCGTTGGGTGTGCCGTTGGTCATCGTGCTCGGACACGAGCGGTGCGGGGCGGTGGCATCGACCATCAGCGCGCAACGCACGGGTAGCCGCCCGACCGGCAGCATCGGGTACCTGGTCGAGCAGATCGCTCCGGCGGTGACCGAGGTCGGTGTCGGGCACCCGGACGTGCAGCCCCTCGCGGTACGGGCCCACGTGCGGCGGACCGTGCAGCGGCTCCGGCAGGTGGAGTTGCTCGCCGCGGCGCTCGCGGACGGGCGGATCGACGTCACCGGCGGGGTCTACGACCTCGGAAACGGCCAGGTGGAACTGCTCAACTGA
- a CDS encoding AAA family ATPase codes for MTDATTLDQEIAAEQRHVDRVYARLAQLRQDAVRAERDGYRLARVGNVGALVERDAMVFHAARRRHLLDAEHEGLVFGRLDLRDGAVLYVGRLGVRGERAEPLLVDWRAPAAAAFYQATPARPQGVVRRRTIQSRGERVTGVSDDLLDPAAAPAGMRVVGDGALLATLARAKGRGMRDIVATIQQEQDQAIRSPATGVTIVSGGPGTGKTAVALHRAAYLLYSDRSRFAGGGILVVGPTGVFVEYIAAVLPALGEDSATLRSLGSLLPGVSATRTDPAAVAVLKGSLRMRRVLERAVRDAVPDGPTELRLLYRGQLLRLRGPELDGIRARALPRGARRNEVRRAGIDGLFEALWAQARQLVAPARLPGQAEFEDELSDRDDFRDFLRAWWPRLLPRHVLGWLARPGRLHRYARGVLDPAEITVLSDAFGDLVDHGPTIADVALLDELDELLGRPPQPRRKHRDPFRVAGGVREVTTFADRERAARVTARERPADYREYAHVVVDEAQDVSPMQWRMVGRRGRLASWTVVGDPAQTAWTGDPAELAQARDRALGRRPQREFQLTTNYRNPAEIFELAAGAIREVAPDAPLPTAVRATGVAPRRDRVSAAALPAAVRAATAEMLAAVEGTVGVIAPVTRRDEVAGWLGGLATSRLQVVSSLQAKGMEYDAVVLVAGEEIRAESEAGVRTLYVALSRATQRLVTIDLDQESIAHIAM; via the coding sequence TTGACCGACGCCACCACGCTGGACCAGGAGATCGCCGCCGAGCAGCGGCACGTCGACCGGGTGTACGCCCGGTTGGCGCAGCTACGCCAGGACGCGGTACGCGCCGAGCGGGACGGCTACCGCCTTGCCCGGGTGGGCAACGTCGGCGCCCTGGTGGAGCGCGACGCGATGGTCTTCCACGCGGCCCGGCGGCGGCATCTGCTCGACGCCGAGCACGAAGGGCTGGTGTTCGGCCGGCTCGATCTACGCGACGGCGCGGTGCTGTACGTGGGTCGGCTCGGGGTGCGCGGCGAGCGGGCCGAGCCGCTGCTGGTCGACTGGCGCGCCCCGGCCGCCGCCGCGTTCTACCAGGCGACGCCGGCCCGACCGCAGGGCGTGGTGCGGCGGCGCACCATCCAGTCCCGGGGCGAGCGGGTCACCGGCGTCTCCGACGACCTGCTGGATCCGGCGGCCGCGCCGGCCGGGATGCGGGTGGTCGGCGACGGTGCGCTGCTGGCCACCCTGGCCCGGGCCAAGGGACGTGGGATGCGCGACATCGTGGCCACCATCCAGCAGGAGCAGGACCAGGCGATCCGGTCGCCCGCCACCGGGGTGACGATCGTCTCGGGCGGCCCCGGCACCGGCAAGACCGCGGTCGCGCTGCACCGGGCGGCGTACCTGCTCTATTCGGACCGGAGCCGGTTCGCCGGCGGCGGCATCCTGGTCGTCGGCCCGACCGGGGTCTTCGTCGAGTACATCGCCGCGGTGCTGCCGGCCCTGGGTGAGGACAGCGCCACCCTGAGGTCGCTGGGGTCGCTGCTGCCGGGGGTGTCGGCGACCCGGACGGATCCGGCGGCGGTCGCCGTGCTGAAGGGGTCGCTACGGATGCGGCGGGTGCTGGAACGGGCGGTACGTGACGCGGTACCGGACGGGCCGACCGAGCTACGTCTGCTCTACCGGGGGCAGTTGCTGCGGCTACGCGGCCCGGAGCTGGACGGCATCCGGGCCCGGGCGCTGCCCCGGGGTGCCCGGCGCAACGAGGTCCGGCGGGCCGGTATCGACGGGTTGTTCGAGGCGCTGTGGGCGCAGGCCCGGCAGTTGGTGGCCCCGGCCCGGCTGCCCGGCCAGGCCGAGTTCGAGGACGAGTTGTCGGACCGGGACGATTTCCGGGACTTCCTGCGGGCCTGGTGGCCCCGGCTGCTGCCGCGACATGTGCTGGGCTGGCTGGCCCGGCCGGGCCGGCTGCATCGGTACGCGCGAGGCGTGCTCGACCCGGCCGAGATCACGGTGCTGTCCGACGCCTTCGGTGACCTGGTGGACCACGGACCGACGATCGCGGACGTGGCGCTGCTGGACGAGTTGGACGAACTGCTCGGCCGGCCGCCGCAGCCCCGCCGCAAGCACCGGGATCCGTTCCGGGTGGCCGGCGGGGTACGTGAGGTGACGACCTTCGCCGACCGGGAGCGGGCAGCCCGCGTCACCGCCCGGGAGCGGCCGGCCGACTACCGGGAGTACGCCCACGTGGTGGTCGACGAGGCGCAGGACGTGTCGCCGATGCAGTGGCGGATGGTCGGGCGCCGGGGCCGGCTGGCCTCCTGGACGGTGGTCGGGGATCCGGCACAGACCGCGTGGACCGGGGATCCGGCCGAGCTCGCCCAGGCCCGGGACCGCGCGTTGGGGCGGCGACCGCAGCGGGAGTTCCAGCTGACCACGAACTACCGCAACCCAGCGGAGATCTTCGAACTGGCCGCCGGGGCGATCCGCGAGGTCGCCCCGGACGCCCCGTTGCCGACGGCGGTCCGGGCGACCGGGGTGGCACCGCGCCGGGACCGGGTCTCCGCGGCGGCGCTGCCGGCCGCCGTCCGCGCCGCGACCGCCGAGATGCTGGCGGCGGTGGAGGGGACGGTCGGCGTCATCGCCCCGGTGACCCGGCGCGACGAGGTCGCCGGCTGGCTCGGCGGGTTGGCGACCTCGCGGCTGCAGGTGGTGTCGAGCCTGCAGGCGAAGGGCATGGAGTACGACGCGGTGGTGCTGGTGGCCGGCGAGGAGATCCGCGCCGAGTCCGAGGCCGGGGTGCGCACGCTCTACGTCGCGCTCTCCCGGGCGACCCAGCGGCTGGTCACCATCGACCTCGACCAGGAGTCGATTGCACATATTGCCATGTGA
- a CDS encoding cation diffusion facilitator family transporter, translating into MGVGHDHCAGSTGQRHYGCLWAAFALLAVFMVVEAVTALATGSLALLSDAGHMFTDVLGIGMALAAIAATRRPTGEPQRTFGLYRLEVLAALANAVLLAGVALYVLVEAARRFADPEPVMVGPMLVVAIAGLLANIVAFALLRQGARESLNVRGAYLEVLGDLLGSVGVLVAATVIATTGWWYVDPLVAVGVGAFILPRTWRLARAALRILVQAAPEHVEVDRVRSRLAAVPGVCDVHDLHVWTLTPGMEVASAHLAVTPSAEIGTVLRDARAALHDEFGIEHATLQIEPLAPADSCGPADW; encoded by the coding sequence GTGGGAGTCGGACACGATCACTGTGCCGGGAGCACCGGCCAGCGACACTACGGGTGCCTCTGGGCCGCCTTCGCCCTGCTGGCGGTCTTCATGGTCGTCGAGGCCGTCACCGCGCTGGCGACCGGCTCCCTGGCACTGCTGTCCGACGCCGGGCACATGTTCACCGACGTACTCGGCATCGGTATGGCGCTCGCGGCGATCGCCGCGACCCGACGACCGACCGGGGAGCCGCAGCGCACCTTCGGCCTCTACCGCCTCGAGGTGCTCGCCGCGCTGGCGAACGCCGTACTGCTCGCCGGGGTCGCACTCTACGTTCTGGTGGAGGCGGCTCGCCGGTTCGCCGATCCGGAGCCGGTGATGGTCGGCCCGATGCTGGTGGTGGCGATCGCCGGACTGCTCGCCAACATCGTCGCCTTCGCCCTGCTGCGCCAGGGGGCCAGGGAGAGCCTCAACGTACGGGGCGCCTACCTGGAGGTGCTCGGTGACCTGCTCGGCTCGGTGGGGGTGCTGGTGGCCGCCACGGTGATCGCCACCACCGGCTGGTGGTACGTGGACCCGCTGGTCGCCGTCGGTGTCGGGGCGTTCATCCTGCCGCGTACCTGGCGGTTGGCGCGGGCCGCGCTGCGCATCCTGGTGCAGGCGGCGCCGGAGCATGTCGAGGTCGACCGGGTTCGCAGCCGGCTGGCCGCTGTGCCGGGCGTCTGCGACGTGCACGACCTGCATGTCTGGACGCTCACCCCGGGCATGGAGGTGGCCTCGGCACACCTGGCCGTGACCCCGTCAGCCGAGATCGGCACGGTACTGCGGGACGCCCGGGCGGCCCTGCACGACGAGTTCGGTATCGAGCACGCGACGCTGCAGATCGAGCCGCTGGCCCCCGCCGACTCCTGCGGACCGGCTGACTGGTGA
- a CDS encoding glycosyl hydrolase: MNLSIRGARTGRTPRRILAATTVTALAATGLIFGVLRTADAATVGAGSYTTTRPAGAAAPTACGNISANPRQYVTGTAPAGAVPTNDWWSSLLFKRYNCAYSDPLHAHPMSFQPTAGGLGVSYTTEAAISGTSTGVGEYHYPYTREFTLGVAGLNAPDVKVDGWTDWTVSPYWSDGARTLRATVGHGLPFVYAQVTGGNAELSFPGTPTVWHHSGTRVGFSMRGHDYVAYGPSGATWSVNGTTISSTLAGRGYFSVALLPTGAGTSAARRTALMDSYGRYAHAHVTGTRVSWSYDQASSTVDATYSFTTTAREGSATGTVVSLYPHQWKHLDGASPIAETYVSARGPMRNLVGATSFRTAMRFHGVLPEVPAVATSVGADLATLTAHLDQAASGDPLAGFDNDTYWTGKALGRAARLAEIADQLGRTAQRDHLLTAIRNRLTDWFTASPGKTQRVFFYDQAWGTLVGYPASYGSDTDLNDHHFHYGYYIAAAATLAKFDPTWAATSQYGGMVNLLIRDANSWDRNDPMFPFLRDFDIYAGHDWAAGHGAFFAGNNQESSSEGMNFANALIQWGLATGNTAIRDAGLYIYTTQSAAIQEYWFDSSDTNFPASFGHRSVGMVWGDGGAYATWFSAEPEMIQGINMLPVTGGSLYLGYRPDYIATNWNALVTNNGGPPTVWQDILWSFQALGDANAALTNLRANPNYPVEEGESRAHTFHWVRNLAALGRVDTGVTANTPLYAVFDRNGARTYVASNFTSSPVTVTFSDGTRMTVPAGQTATTGAHTWSGGTATGTPTSPNPSPSLPPTPPASPTPDPTTPPVTSDLFHLRSAGVLSNTAGTNATTVTVPSAGGANYDGTPHNPVTFRACGLTGAYRSAATTFDLQVDAGTSVGAGIQARVSYDFTGSGSYGRTETYHYFATDPVPGTETYRQSAGLRSASGEFRAMSNGCVRLELWNAIGNAATTVRVDATSADTGRSTLRVPFRIG, encoded by the coding sequence ATGAACCTGTCGATCCGTGGCGCGCGAACAGGTCGTACGCCGCGCCGGATCCTGGCAGCCACCACCGTGACAGCGCTGGCCGCGACCGGACTGATCTTCGGCGTACTGCGCACCGCCGACGCCGCCACCGTCGGCGCCGGCAGCTACACCACCACCCGCCCGGCGGGCGCCGCCGCCCCGACCGCCTGCGGAAACATCTCCGCCAACCCCCGGCAGTACGTCACGGGCACCGCCCCGGCCGGGGCGGTGCCGACCAACGACTGGTGGTCGTCGCTGCTGTTCAAGCGGTACAACTGCGCCTACTCCGACCCGCTGCACGCCCACCCGATGTCGTTCCAGCCGACCGCTGGCGGGCTCGGCGTCTCCTACACCACCGAGGCGGCGATCTCCGGTACGTCGACCGGCGTCGGCGAGTACCACTACCCGTACACGCGAGAGTTCACCCTCGGCGTCGCCGGGCTCAACGCCCCGGACGTCAAGGTCGACGGCTGGACCGACTGGACGGTCAGCCCGTACTGGTCCGACGGCGCCCGCACGCTACGCGCCACCGTCGGCCACGGTCTGCCGTTCGTGTACGCCCAGGTCACCGGCGGCAACGCCGAGCTGTCGTTCCCCGGCACCCCGACGGTCTGGCACCACAGCGGCACCCGGGTCGGCTTCTCGATGCGCGGCCACGACTACGTCGCCTACGGCCCCAGCGGAGCGACCTGGTCCGTCAACGGGACCACGATCAGCTCCACCCTCGCCGGCCGCGGCTACTTCTCCGTCGCACTGCTGCCGACCGGCGCCGGCACCAGCGCCGCCCGGCGCACCGCGCTGATGGACAGCTACGGCCGGTACGCCCACGCCCACGTCACCGGCACCCGGGTCAGCTGGAGCTACGACCAGGCCAGCAGCACGGTCGACGCCACCTACAGCTTCACCACCACGGCCCGGGAGGGCTCCGCCACCGGCACGGTCGTCTCCCTCTACCCGCACCAGTGGAAGCACCTCGACGGCGCCAGCCCGATCGCCGAGACCTACGTGTCGGCCCGCGGTCCGATGCGCAACCTGGTCGGCGCGACGTCGTTCCGGACCGCGATGCGCTTCCACGGCGTACTGCCGGAGGTCCCAGCGGTGGCCACCAGCGTCGGTGCCGACCTCGCCACGCTCACCGCGCACCTGGACCAGGCCGCGTCCGGCGACCCGCTCGCCGGCTTCGACAACGACACCTACTGGACCGGCAAGGCGCTCGGCCGGGCCGCCCGGCTGGCCGAGATCGCCGACCAGCTCGGCCGCACCGCCCAACGCGACCATTTGCTCACCGCCATCCGGAACCGGCTGACCGACTGGTTCACCGCCAGCCCAGGCAAGACGCAACGGGTGTTCTTCTACGACCAGGCGTGGGGCACTCTGGTCGGCTACCCCGCCTCGTACGGATCCGACACCGATCTCAACGACCATCACTTCCACTACGGCTACTACATCGCCGCCGCCGCGACGCTGGCCAAGTTCGACCCCACCTGGGCGGCGACCAGCCAGTACGGCGGCATGGTCAACCTGCTGATCCGCGACGCCAACAGCTGGGACCGCAACGACCCGATGTTCCCGTTCCTGCGCGACTTCGACATCTACGCCGGCCATGACTGGGCCGCCGGGCACGGAGCGTTCTTCGCCGGCAACAACCAGGAGTCATCCTCGGAGGGGATGAACTTCGCCAACGCCCTGATCCAGTGGGGCCTGGCCACCGGCAACACCGCGATCCGCGACGCCGGACTGTACATCTACACCACTCAATCGGCGGCCATCCAGGAATACTGGTTCGACTCCTCGGACACCAACTTCCCGGCCTCCTTCGGGCACCGGTCGGTGGGCATGGTCTGGGGCGACGGCGGGGCCTACGCCACCTGGTTCAGCGCCGAGCCGGAGATGATCCAGGGCATCAACATGCTGCCGGTCACCGGTGGCTCGCTCTACCTCGGCTACCGGCCGGACTACATCGCCACCAACTGGAACGCGCTGGTCACCAACAACGGCGGCCCGCCGACGGTCTGGCAGGACATTCTCTGGTCGTTCCAGGCGCTCGGCGACGCCAACGCCGCCCTGACCAATCTGCGGGCGAACCCCAACTACCCGGTCGAGGAGGGCGAGAGCCGGGCGCACACGTTCCACTGGGTGCGCAACCTGGCAGCGTTGGGTCGGGTCGACACCGGCGTCACCGCGAACACTCCACTTTACGCGGTGTTCGACCGCAACGGTGCCCGCACCTACGTGGCGAGCAACTTCACCTCGTCGCCGGTCACGGTCACCTTCTCCGACGGTACCCGGATGACCGTGCCGGCCGGCCAGACCGCCACCACCGGGGCGCACACCTGGAGCGGCGGCACCGCCACCGGCACCCCGACCAGCCCGAACCCGTCACCGAGCCTGCCCCCCACGCCGCCGGCCTCGCCCACGCCGGACCCGACCACCCCGCCGGTCACTTCGGACCTGTTCCACCTGCGGTCCGCCGGGGTGCTGAGCAACACCGCCGGGACGAACGCGACGACGGTCACGGTGCCGTCGGCTGGCGGGGCGAACTACGACGGTACGCCGCACAACCCGGTCACCTTCCGGGCCTGCGGGTTGACCGGTGCGTACCGGTCGGCAGCCACCACGTTCGACCTCCAGGTGGACGCGGGCACCTCGGTCGGTGCGGGTATCCAGGCCCGGGTGTCGTACGACTTCACCGGCTCCGGCAGCTACGGCCGCACCGAGACGTACCACTACTTCGCCACCGATCCGGTGCCCGGCACCGAGACCTACCGGCAGAGCGCCGGGCTGCGATCCGCCTCAGGAGAGTTCCGGGCGATGAGCAACGGGTGCGTCCGGCTGGAACTGTGGAACGCCATCGGTAATGCAGCGACCACGGTTCGGGTCGACGCGACGAGCGCCGACACCGGCCGGTCGACCCTGCGGGTGCCGTTCCGGATCGGCTGA
- a CDS encoding serine/threonine-protein kinase, whose product MGTTILRRYVLLRPIGRGGVSVVYQAIDVDSARPFAVKLLAPAAAGDRRARDDIRREASFTQRLRHPSVPRVYDVGELPLPGGGTSSYVVMELICGESLADRLTGGPLPWPTAVRTAGTAADVLAVAHRRGVVHRDLTAGNVMLTRSGAKIIDFGLARFADPPPAGRASGTVAGSGRPGDDVYSLGVLLYHMLTGRLPYLGVGPGSPATGVRTGALAPTPVLAVAGLPRPVADLCRACMSKRPENRPTSVEAAFALWDLLGGSLGNSGCDRASGGVLSQLC is encoded by the coding sequence GTGGGTACCACCATTCTCCGGCGCTATGTCCTTCTTCGTCCGATCGGTCGCGGTGGGGTGTCGGTTGTCTACCAGGCGATCGACGTCGACTCGGCCCGGCCGTTCGCGGTCAAGTTGCTGGCACCGGCCGCCGCCGGCGACCGACGGGCCAGGGACGACATTCGCCGGGAAGCGTCGTTCACCCAGCGGCTGCGGCATCCCAGTGTGCCCCGCGTCTACGACGTCGGTGAACTGCCGCTACCCGGGGGCGGCACGTCGTCGTATGTCGTCATGGAGCTGATCTGCGGCGAGTCGCTGGCGGACCGGCTGACTGGCGGTCCATTGCCCTGGCCCACCGCGGTCCGCACCGCGGGGACCGCCGCAGACGTGCTGGCGGTGGCTCACCGGCGGGGCGTTGTGCATCGGGATCTCACCGCCGGCAACGTGATGTTGACCCGGTCCGGTGCCAAGATCATTGATTTCGGCCTGGCCCGGTTCGCGGATCCGCCGCCGGCCGGCCGTGCGTCGGGGACGGTGGCTGGCTCCGGCCGACCGGGCGACGACGTCTACTCCCTCGGCGTCTTGCTCTACCACATGCTGACCGGCCGGTTGCCGTACCTGGGGGTCGGCCCGGGGTCGCCGGCGACCGGCGTGCGGACAGGGGCCCTGGCTCCCACTCCGGTGCTGGCCGTCGCCGGGTTGCCGCGTCCCGTGGCCGATCTCTGTCGGGCCTGCATGAGCAAGCGTCCGGAGAACCGACCGACCAGTGTCGAGGCGGCGTTCGCGCTCTGGGACCTGCTCGGCGGCAGCCTCGGCAATAGCGGCTGCGACAGGGCGAGTGGCGGCGTTTTGTCCCAGTTATGTTAG
- a CDS encoding STAS domain-containing protein encodes MSLSVVTSTLPGAVVEISPQGEIDVDTAHEVREAVQAVLTNGRPTRIQLNMRLVTFIDSVGISAMVAGFQAAEVSGIKLVVTEPSRFVHRQLWVTGLLGLFGAPEPYVGDGAEREVPLS; translated from the coding sequence GTGAGCCTGTCGGTTGTCACATCGACGCTGCCTGGTGCAGTGGTTGAGATTTCACCACAGGGTGAGATCGACGTGGATACCGCGCACGAGGTGCGCGAAGCGGTGCAGGCGGTACTGACCAACGGCCGTCCGACCCGAATCCAGCTGAACATGCGGCTGGTGACGTTCATCGACTCGGTTGGCATCAGCGCAATGGTCGCCGGTTTCCAGGCGGCCGAGGTGAGCGGCATCAAGCTGGTGGTGACCGAGCCGAGCCGGTTCGTGCACCGTCAGTTGTGGGTGACCGGGCTGCTCGGCCTGTTCGGTGCTCCCGAGCCGTACGTCGGTGACGGCGCCGAGCGTGAGGTGCCGCTCTCCTGA
- a CDS encoding serine protease: MKALPLLSRMLLATGFVAASLVLPATTAQAAPPSSTADEIGILVVNGRPATENYPFMVYTSGCTGSLIKSNWVVTARHCPTPSSVRVGSVNRTSGGTVVRVIRAVNHPRIDVKLMQLASSVSYAPAPIPTASGAVGTATRIIGWGQTCAPRGCGSAPTVAHELDTSIVADSRCLGIDAGYEICTNNTNGNAGACYGDSGGPQVRMVSGRWYLIGATSRAGNNNSTCATGPSIYGDLPSIRSWIDTQVGGLPA, from the coding sequence ATGAAGGCACTCCCGCTCCTGTCCCGGATGCTGCTGGCCACCGGGTTCGTCGCCGCCAGCCTTGTGCTGCCGGCCACCACGGCGCAGGCCGCGCCGCCGTCCAGCACCGCCGACGAGATCGGCATCCTGGTGGTGAACGGCCGTCCGGCTACCGAGAACTACCCGTTCATGGTCTACACCTCTGGCTGCACCGGCTCCCTGATCAAGTCGAACTGGGTGGTCACCGCCAGGCACTGCCCGACCCCGAGCTCCGTACGGGTGGGCAGCGTCAACCGGACCAGCGGCGGCACGGTGGTCCGGGTGATCCGCGCGGTCAACCACCCGCGGATCGACGTCAAGCTGATGCAGCTGGCCAGCTCGGTCAGCTATGCTCCGGCACCGATCCCGACCGCCTCCGGGGCGGTCGGCACCGCCACCCGGATCATCGGCTGGGGCCAGACCTGCGCTCCCCGTGGCTGCGGCTCGGCCCCGACCGTCGCCCACGAGTTGGACACTTCGATCGTGGCGGACAGCCGGTGTCTCGGCATCGACGCCGGCTATGAGATCTGCACCAACAACACCAACGGAAACGCCGGTGCCTGCTACGGCGACTCTGGCGGTCCGCAGGTCCGGATGGTCTCCGGCCGGTGGTACCTGATCGGGGCCACCAGCCGCGCCGGCAACAACAACTCCACCTGTGCCACCGGCCCGTCAATCTACGGCGACCTGCCGTCGATCCGCTCCTGGATCGACACCCAGGTGGGCGGACTGCCTGCCTGA